TACCCATTATCCATTAACACTGAGTTGttccattttcaaaaattttcattttcatttcatttcccattttgtcagaattttttccattttcatcAGATTCTCAATTCCTATACATACGGACGGCAGAGTACGTGGAATCCGGATTCTACCCCACGTTTCCAAGCTACGCCGTACACGTGGCACTCGGCATGCAGTTGTGCAGTACACTTCCATCAGATATGAATATACCCAAACACGGCCCAACACCCCCACTGACGCATAAATCATATTTACTCATCACTTACCACTTACGCCTTACCCCCACCATATAATAAATATAGAATGGATTGATTACCCAACAACATCAAACGCAAAAACAGTGAACTCTGAATCTTGGGAAATTAAccaaagaaaattgagaaaattttaCACATTACAGGAATAAGATACTTGGGAGTAACATAAGAACAGCagcaggagcaggagcagcagCGGCTCATCACTATTTACAGGATAAAGATCAAAAGATCATTTAGAATGGAAAATGGGAAAATGATGGCGGTGATGATGAACACAAAAATTAACCAAAAATACTGGAAATAATCCATAATCCTTCGCCTGCTACCAGCTCCTTCCTTTCTTCGGCAGCTCACCACCATGTACGTACGTACCTTCGTTTCTTCTGTCTATACAAAAGTCTGCaattttttcttttgcttttttcTTCAGTAAGGCAAGTCTCTTCTGAACTTACTCAGAAAATTCCTCCCCAAAAAAAGAGATTGAACTCTTCACCCTGTCCTTAAAACCTCCTAAATATTTACACACAATCTTCAGCTTTAGTTCTGCTTAATTCCTGAATCTGTATTCACAAACAGAGGAcgatccatatatatatatatatatatatatatatatatggtgaaGGCCTTCCAGAGTGACTTCAGCATAGATCCTAAGCAATACCAGAAGAATATTAATTAACCAAAAATCAATGATATAAAAGGAACCAGTTGAGGTTTTTCAGTAATGGTTTCCTTCCCTTCACTTCACCAGCTCCGAAACCCACCCAACGTCTGGGCCGCCGCCGGACGGCCGAGGGTCCACCCGATCCAGCGAGTTCTCCTTGCTCAGCTTCTCGTACATCTTCGCGCGCAGATCCCTACCCGACTCGACCCGCTCCATCGCAGGTTCCTCTTCGCAACCCTCATCCCAAAAATCTAGGTAACTCAGTCCAGGTCGAGCAGGAGCGCGAGTTGGCGTCGAAGGGAGACTGTACGAGCCGGGTCGGATAATCGGACCTCTGGGCGACCCGAACCCGGGAGAACCAACCTGAACTCCCCATGAAGACGGTACCGATTTCATCCTATGCAGCTGCAGATTACGCAGAGAGGCGACCATCTCGTTGATGGAGTTTGATCCCAGGGACCCACTCAGCGGGTGAGTCATCGGCGACATCGGAGGAGAATCGGACGGCGGAGAAACAGACGCCGGCgaaggtggatactgcaaccCCTTCGATGCCTCGAGCGCCTGCCGGAACGGCGACCCGTCGTACGAGTCCACGGCGGTCGGAGTCCTAGGGCTTGAACTAGCCGGCAAAACACGGAGCTGCTCCGGCGTGTGCGCGAAGAAACAAACTCGCCGGCGGCATTTGGTGCCGTCCTTGCACGGCTGGGTCCTGTAACGAGCGGGATGAAGCCAGCACTCAAAGACCCCGTGCGCGTACTCGCACGCATCGCCCTTTTTACAGCTCCCTTTCCTGAAATCCGGACAGGCCGTTCCAGAGTAGTGGTACTTCCTCGGGTCCCGCCGGCGAGCCTTCTCGCCGGGATGCGCGTACGGGCACTCGGTCCAGTCGTGGGACCTCCCGCGTGCGCACCGCCTCACCTTGAACTCGAACATCCGAAACTGGTCGCACGAGAAGGCGTCCAGCGGAATATCCGACTCCCGACCTGAAACATCGGAGTCCGAATCGAAGTCGACGTCGTTTGACGGAAGGTAGCGCTGCAGAGCCGAGAGGGCCTCACCGAGGACGTAAGGGGAGTAGTCGGAGAAGTCTCCGGCGCCACCTCCGCCTCCGGCACCGGTTGCATTGCCATCGGGGAGAGGAAAGGGAAAACACATATTGGCGGTCGGATCGTCCACGACGGACCAGGGGGGAACGTGGACCGTGGGATTAGGGCGGTTGGGTTCTCCGATCATCATCTTGGTAGTTGCAGTGTTACGGAGGTAGTGGGAGGGTTTCTCTGGTATATAAACTGCTCTTAACGTGGGTTTGAACCATGGGTTGGGTAGTTTAACCCTGGGTTGGGTTAATATTCTAGGAGCTCTTCGTTTCCACTGCGGTTAAAATAATAGGAAGTTCTGCGTCACGGCCGCCTTAACGAGGGGTTGTGAAGGCGATTTGTGGTGCTGCCACGTGCTGGAGAAGAGGACTTTTGTGGATTTTTATTGGAACGTGGCGCTCGGTTGTTGGTCTGTTGACGTTCTTTTTTGGTATTGTATCTGGTGGCAAATGCTGCTCTTTGTGGAGAATGGGAATGTTATGTTTTTACATAAACGCTCCCGGTACTTCCAAAGGCGGTGGACTGGACCGTCGGATACGCAAGAATTCAACTATAAAGATTTTGCAAGCGCAGTACAGTTTTTTCTAAACAATTCCAACCATGTCCTTTaagtaagaaaaataaaaataaaatataaaattcatagCCTTAGAAAATGagttcttcctcctcctcctcttttctttttttctttttaactttttGTACTAccataaaaaaaaatcagtaaaatTGAATTTTACCGAAATACCCTTCCCCTCAATAAATCCTCAAATAggatcaaaatctctctctctctctctctctctctctctctcacaaataAAGATTAGGACATTTTCTAACAAATTAAATTAATATTGCAAAAATAAAATTGCATTTGGTAAAAACATTTTAGACTAAAATTCCTTTAAATAAGATAAATAATCTTGATAATTATCCAGCTAAAAATGGTAATTTTGTTAACTATgtgtaattttgaaatgaatatTTTTCCTTTGTCTTTTATATTTCACACATACGCCATAGAATACAAAATTTGCAAATGTCGTATTGTCCAAAATAGATGTCAGCTGTAGAACAATAGTAAtataataaacaaaagaaaatagaaaatggttGAAATAGAGAAAAATCGTGAGGTATGGCATTAGATTGTCAGCATTTGAAACTAAATTCAttcataattgaattaaaatattcccattacataaataacatatattgtaTTAATGCTCTATTATGCTGATTAGTTctcttttttatttcaaatttaatttgttttaaaaaaatttcaagtaTCTATCTTCATATCCAACCTCTCTTATAAAAAGATAAGGAAATGATCTTTCAAATAAATTATGCATCCTTGACTTATGCATTAACTTATTTTATAGTTAAAATCTAAATATAGttgatacacccaaaattgatAAGCACGTTCATAGGGTCAAAAAGTTATAAGACCCTCATTTAATGTCTTACATAATCACTTTTTGGTAATCTATAGCCCCTGATATGATTACAAGAATCATTATTGATATCCTGCATAACCGCCTTTTTAAGTTACCCATAACCTCCCCTAAGCATAATGACACACTCATAAATGTCAAGCTGAAAGAGGATCTatctccaccactataaaaaggggatcTCAGGAGGAGGcaagcatctcattctcactcactctTTACTTACTGCTGCAATCTGAACTTTCCATTCCCTAACTTAGGTATCAAAGtgatcccctggagtacaccTCTGGTCTTCCAAGTCATTCTTGTTTGATTTCCTTTAAGTGGTCACAGTTGAACGACAGTTTAACAAAAGTCATTCAATTCTTGACAACAACAGTTATACAATAGTCGACCACTATTGATATCCTGCATAATCGCCCTTAGGTTACCCATAACCCCCTCTAAGCGTAATGACACGCTCATAAATGCCAAACTGAAGGAGGATctgcctccaccactataaaaaggtaATCTCaagaggaggtaagcatctcattgtTACTCACTTTTCACTTACTTTTGTAAGTTGAACCTCccattccctaacttaggcattagagtgatccctcgggtcctccaagtcaTTCTTGTTTGATTTCTTTCAGGTGGTTGTGGTCGAAGGAAGGTTTAGAAAAAGTCATTTGATTCTTGGCAACAATAGCTTGCACTGTCTGTCGGAATTCTTGGGAGGTTTTCTATCCTTAACCATAACCACATCGCATAACTCGAAGTTAGAACCCTCTGGGCAAAACCAATCACCCCAATCAATTCATTCCAATCCAATAAAAAACCTAAGTGTGCCACTAAgtgactttctaaccttccaGGAAAGGGTAGAAGATATGTTCACTATGATCttgtataaaaatttaaaaaagaaaaaaaagaaaaagatcatGTGGAGTATGGTCCGAAGGCCAACAGGATAGAAGCAGTGTCTGACAAGAAGGTATTTGCCCCACAAAAAGTTGATGTGAAGGCCTCAAATCCAGTAAAGCAGGTAAAGGATGCAAATAGTGTGGACATCTATGAATAGCGGTCTCGCAAACTcgaggaaaatttcaaaaaatttgaccAATTGGAAAAGCTGGTGAAGGAAGTATGCAACTACCCTTCTATGGGGGAATCATCGACCGAATCTTTAGACCCTCCTTTTACCAAAGAGGTAATAGAGATCCCTTTGCCAAGCAAGTTCAAAAAGCTTGTACTGAAGGGTATGATGGCTTGACCAATCCTTTGGACCACCTGGACACCTTTAAGGTGTTAATGCAATTGTTAGGTGTACCCGATGCAATCATAAGTCGAGCATTTGTAGCTAcccttgtaacgacccgaaaaattttaactatttaaaataataagaaagatgaaaaaaaaaaaaaaggaaaatagaagaaaggaaaaagaaattttaaaggggtAATAAGCAGGCGCTCATTGACGAGCTGGatttttctcgtcgatgagcaatcttctgagcctcctcatcgagtatgcatgtctcgttaACAAGAGTTTACTGAGAGAGGTTCTTAcatttctgaatttcatcgatgagctcTCGATCTCATCTACGagtggtgttcttgggctcgtcgatgagtccagatgtcttgtcgacgaggccacgtggcaagttgcttataaataagCAAAAATAAGATTTCAACGgaggaattttatttttcatcaGTTTCTCTCTCTAACCACGGCTCCTCtacattctctcttcgatttcgggctggatttagCTCGGTTCAACAATCGAAAGCTAGCatgagactcttgggaagattctctacaatataggcagagcggattttcgatttgagaagtttgggaaacatcccaaaaccagggtaagtgagataatttaaggttttattattattttgagatatttggagcctaagaagtattaaatgggtatttttctctGATTTGCGAAAGTTGAGATTTTTggattacagggtctcgttttgttcgaATTTTGAGTAGGAATTTACaaggagcaggtaagggaaatactttataacaataatttttattaattttaaactgacTAATTTTGGATATAATTTTTACAtattcaggtataattttctgaaccatgctggtattgaaaatactgtttttaaatatataatataatgggaaaaattgtgtggcctaaaaatagctttgaaaattaaatggttgtgagtatTGTGGAGTGATAATTTAtggtgattgtgaatattgtttggttgtgatttttgtttggttgaaTATACTAGTTGGTTGTagatactgatgttgtgtatactgtggtagagctgtggatgtgttgagtgactggttttgttgttattttgtattgtggttcatgtaaattgtgatataacattggtagtggtatgaggaggtcattatatcatacctgatataactatcatataacgttggcagtggtatgaggaggttgttatatgagcatttatattgggaggtaaacattggcaatggtatgaggaggttgtttacctatttaccatgaacaaggtgttagttttgtaacctgtgtggtttgattagtcctgtgtggaccagtcctgtgtggacatgtatgttgtatgtgtgacagtcttgtgtggaccagtcctgtgtggacatgtatattGTGTGTgctagagtcctgtgtggacgattacatTTTGTGTGGATACAGACCCTATGTGGGTGTGATTAAAGAATGTGTggattatcctgtgtggattgattgtggtatATTTATATGCAtgtaactttaattacttaagtatttttggtaaagtagattactccactcgagggcttgctaaggaaggcaagtactttggtaattatttgtggataccagagtagagggaagccacttgtatgggcaggtgaccttccctattctcgagaattatcagttaaaataatcatatatgtgggcatgtgattgggtgacagatAAGTTGACCATGGTGTGATTTGAACACATTATTTCGGCTGCAATTGGATTATGAATGCATTTGTATGGATGTTTTAATTATATGTTAAACTCTTCaaccacacactgttgtaaattatttcttccttactaagaggtatctcaccccatcgatgatttaatcttttcaggttatctaggtgatcaagcttagatagctccagggcagggTAATTTTGGAGTTGAATATATTAGAATGGATATGTATTTGGTTTTAtgttaatatattttaaatctgGTTTTGTATTATGAAGAATGAGGTTGTAATTATATGGATCTGCATATATAaaaatagaactctggtatattttgtttGAGTATATTTAATTATTTCTGTTGTGTGAAGGATATCAGAGACTCCTGTTGGTCTCATAATactccgggccccacgtggctGGTCCGGGacattatagttggtatcagaacATAACGGTCTTGTGGACTTTAGGAgaattaataccaaagtataggtttgagttgaataagggtaggaatgggtagattagggtgttgacAAGAGTTTGAGTTATTTCGTaacttggaggcaaaaatctcttgacggacttctatgattttctgaatcagtcgacgatttcagaaaaccacggtaaatctaTCAACAATGATGTTTCCGAGTGGAGAAactaaaatttggaatttgaaactgAAAGTTAAGATGATTGCAGATAATtggatgttggatatttaattgagAATTTGGATGTTAAATTGGTTTCATGTTTTATGATTATGTTAGAGATATATTAAAATGTGGAGGTGCTAAATTGCctctgttgtatatttatattcagggatggatcctagaggcaaaggcgtggatgaaggaggaggaagcgaatTAGGAGCTTCTAGCGCGGACGAGATTGACACCTCTTGActgttacgaggaatagctcGTTAGGTTAGGGAAGAAAAGAGATGGGACTTTGGGGGAACAAGCTATCCACCGGTGCACCAAGGTTGCACAACTGATCAATTCACCTACCTGAAACcttcatcttttgagggtggcactgacccgattaaggctgagatgtggatgcacGAGATGGAAAAGATACTGGCAGTGTTGAACTacattgaggagcagaaggttctttTTGCTACCTTCAAACTGGTCGGAGAAGCAAaacggtggtggcatgcaatgaagTTGTTGGAGGAACAACGAGTAGTACCTATAGCGATGACCTGAGGTCatttcaagcaggtcttctacgACCGATACTTTCCTGCCACTACTAGGAATGCAAAGGCAGAGGAATTTTTTAGTTTGACTCAGGGGTGCCTTACTAttcagcagtatgctgctaaATTTATAGAACTATCTCTTTTTGCACCTTATGTGGTTCCATATGAATACCAAAAGGTtaggtggtttgaaaggggcctaaATCAAAGGATTCACGAGCATATGGCGTGTTTGCAGATTTAGGATTTTGCGaaattggtggagaaagctactaTTGCAGAGTCGAGTCTGCAGAGAGGTACAAAGGCATCAGAATGAAGGAAAAAGGTTACATCTCCTCATTCCCAAATAAATGTCAGACAAGGGTtgtggaggggagatagagatgcTGCAGGTTAGGGGTCGAAAAGGAATGATTGGGGATGACAAGGTGATTCGTCACGCCCCCGCTGCCCTAGGTGTAACTagcggcattggggagaatgccggaGTAGGGGTGTCGTATGTTATGGATGTGGAAAACATGGTCACATAGCTCAGGAATGTTGAGAACCGCCAAATAATGCACTAGCTCCGAATCAGAACAAGAGGAACAACCCAGTGCCTCGCGGCAGCGGTGCCCCGGCGcgtgtctatatgttgggtacacctaAGGAGGGCAATACTAAAGGCCtaggtaatatgtttatgttagcaTGTGTGTTAATTTTGTTTAACCTTGCATGATTCGGTGCTGTATATGTTTGGATTGGTTGAAATTTATGAATATGTGTAGTTAACTTTTTGGTGTGTAAATGGGTGACTAACGAATTTCAGGGATGAAATTCTTTTGAGGGGAGAATgcaacgacccaaaaaattttaactatttaaaataataagaaagataataaaaggaaaaaagggaaaatagaagAAGGGGAAAAGATATTTTAAAGGGGTAATAAGCAGGCGCTCGTCAACGAGCTGGATTTTTCTTGTCGACAAGCAATCTTCTAAGCCTCGTCATCAAGTATGCATGTCTTATTGACGAGagtttaccgagagaggttcttacatttctgaatttcatcgatgagctcTTGGTCTTGTCTACGAGTGGTGTTcttaggctcgtcaacgaggctatgTGGCAAGTTTcttataaataggcaaaaatcagaTTTCGGCAgatgaattttatttttcttcagtTTCTCTCTCTACCCACgactcctctgccttctctcttcgattatgGGCTGGATTTAGCTCGGTTCGATGATTGGAAGTTACtgcgagactcttgggaagattctcttccaTATAGGCGGAGCggattttcgatttgagaagtttgagaaacatcccaaaatcagggtaagtgagataattttagattttaatattattttgaggtatttggagcctaagaagtattaaatgggtttttttttagatttgataAAGTTAAGATTTTtagaatacagggtctcgttttgttcaGATTTTGAGCAAGAATTTCCGAGGAGCATTTAAAGGGCAATACTTTATGatagtatttttattaattttaaactttctaattttgggtataatatCTACATATTcaagtataattttctaaaccatgctggtattgaaaataatattttaaaatatataatataatgggaaaaattgtgtggcctaaaaatagctttgaaaattaaatggttgcgagtactgtgGAGTGATAATTTAtggtgattgtgaatattgtttggctTTGATTTTCTGCTTGGTTGAATATACTAGTTGGTTGCGGATACTGatattgtgtatactgtggtagagcTATGGATGTGTTGAGTGATTGGTTTTGCTGTTattttgtgttgtggttcatgtaaattgcgatataactttggcagtggtatgaggaggtcgttatatcatacttgatataatcgtcatataacgttggtagtggtataaggaggtcattatataggcgtttatattgggaggtaaacattggtagtggtatgaggaggttgtttacctatttaccatgaacgagGTGTTTGTTTTTTAACctatgtggtttgattagtcctatgtggaccagtcctgtgtagacatgtatgttgtatatgTGAcaatcctatgtggaccagtcttgtgtggacatgtatgttgtgtgattgattagtcctgtgtagACATGTATGTCGTATGTTTGATAATCCTGTGTGGACGTGTATATTGTGTGTgctagagtcctgtgtggacgattacatTTTGTGTGGATATAGACCctatgtgggtatgattgaagactgtgtggattgattgtggtatatgtatatgcatgtaactttaattacttaagtattttaggtaaagtagattactctacccgagggcttactgaggaaggcgagtactctggtaattatttttGGATACCAGAgaagagggaagccacttgtatgggtgggtgaccttccctattctctggAATTATCAGTTAAAATAATCATATATGTGGGCATATGATTGGGTGACAGAAAAGTTGACCATGGTGTGATTTGGTCGCGTTATTTCGACTGCTATTGAATTATGAATGTGTTTGTATagattttttaattatatattaaacacttcagccacacactattataaattatttcttccttactaagaggtgtctcgccctgtcgatgatttaatcttttcaggttatctaggtgatcgagcttagataactccaaggcggggtagttttgtgagttgaATATATCAGAacggatatgtatttagttttatgttaatatattttaaatctgGTTTTGtattatgaaaaatgagattgtaATTATATGGATTTGCATACATaaaaatagaactctagtatattttGTTTGAGGATATTTAATTATTTCCGCTGTGTGAagggtatcagagacgcgtgttggtctcataacactctaaGCCCCACGTGGTGGTTCCGGGGCGCTATAACCCTAAAGGGGAATTCCAAGGCGTGGTGTCAAACCTTAAAGTCTGGATCTATTAGATCCTTTCTTGAAATGGATCAGCACCTTTTCAAGCATTTTTTCAGTAGCCGAACAATGCTAAAAACCTCAGCTCATCTAATAATCTTGTCTAAGGGGAAAAAGAGACACTTAAGGAGTTCATACGCCACTTTGTCAATGCCAATTTAGATATTCAAAACTTGGATCATAGGATACCAGTAGTAGTTCTGACAACAATTCTTTAATCAAGGTACTTCTTAAACTCTCTAGGGAAAAAACCCCTAGCTAATATGGGGGAACTAGTCACATGACCTTATAAATACATCAATCTAGAAGAATTCATGACCATAAAAAGGAGTTGAATCGATCTAAAAAGGAAGAGCCTGTGGGACTTGGATGAAATGGCTAAGGATGGGAAGGAAGCAACTTATAGACTCATTGTGTGCAAACCCTAGTGGCACGAAATCCAATGGTGCGAATCCCAATGACGCGAATCCCAATGATGCAGATCAACATGCCTAGACTCACGACGACCCATCTAATGAGCAtgatgttagctttactgtaatcccaagaaggggggtgaattggtattttaaaatttctcccctaggtcaattaaccaacagaagtattacacaaccctagggtcaatctagtgtagatataaaacaaatcaatatatatatgttggaattaaattacacaagtaagcTAATTACACATGCAAGGTAAAGcaggtaaagagagataacaccagatatgttatcgaggtttggaaaactgcctatgtcccctccttggctcacaagcacaagggttacactaaggctcacttcacgggtgaaGGGGCACCGAAATAATATCAGATCAAATTAAcatagagctgacctcaaccttttacaacTAATCCTTCAAGGCTAGATTgacgccccctcaagccatgcctcgaatacaatagaatcacaatacaaaatgtgtaaaaattatatgcttctcaatcaagcatatTTGcaccagtataatcaacacatactgataatgtaagaactataagcttagatgtatatgtgtgcaaacaacactcaaagtaatgtctatattcaatcacgCACAAaggtgtatcaacaagctaatctttgaaactatgtatagatgaaaatctcaatcacagtttaggatttccaagatttctaccaagagtaatcagaatatctcaaaaatattttctcaataatcaAGCACAAAGATATATTCAAAAGTAAGCTTGAGAAAAGACTTTTGcatacacaaaaatacaagctcaatgagtcttacaatgaagatgcaaagactcactagctataagatttttcccactcacagatttattaaataaaatcggggaaaaaatctttgctcaacgctcaatatgaaaatcaaacaacaacaatgcaatgagagtttctagcaatgtataatcactcaaatAACTCTCACAAGGTTTGGTTTAGaaaaggaatgagtgtatgagagagtATAGATTTTGTATTTTGCAAAAGGGTTCTAAAAAATATAAAGGATATTTTTCTAATCAGattgctaattaattgctaatctgAGCAGataaacccatatatatagagaatgccTAAATTATAAaagttggggatacatagggaataattaaatttattttaaattattttaataaaattaacccagtttaacctcaATTAACCGCGGCAAAATTTaagccaacccaagagtttcggtcgaccaagccataggtTTGGTCACCGGAATAGACACAagaagaaaagatattttttgaagttcgggtgctaGAATAAGGGTTTAGTTTGCTAACTAAGGTAATTTTCCAATttgtctgaggttcggtcgcctggtctcaAATTTGACCTGctgaacttgaacattcggtcgcctgagggtattttgaacgtgacgTTCAGGCGcccaagttggtggaaaaagttAGGGCTTGAGTTCAGTCAATTGTGGACACTCAATTCATtctgagttcggtcgcccaaagtcagGCCAATTCTTTTACCATTCAATGGTTCGGTCggctgaggtgttttgaacaccaaggttcggtcacaTGAAACCTTACAATTTTAGTTCTTTAAGTCCTATTTAATTCAATAGgttcccctgatagtatatgtgataatgAGGACTATCCTAAGTGTacgtgcaaggacctagggtctttctaaggtctttgatcTTATTAGCTCCTATATGCAtgctatgcattaattattacagacctttcctactttactattacagactcaaataaaaacataatataaaattacaacaagtgaatcatctgggtcttcttttgcttcaagataaCATGTGTCATTAtacgatcttgctaatatgaacctgcacacaaacttgatagacattaaatatcgtagtatttgtcataatcaaaacagggtatgacctataaggtcaacacacgaCTCATGAGGCCCTTAAGACCTATCCATTTGATTAGCTTATAAGGCAACAAAGAAGTGAGCATGACTC
This window of the Malania oleifera isolate guangnan ecotype guangnan chromosome 6, ASM2987363v1, whole genome shotgun sequence genome carries:
- the LOC131158265 gene encoding zinc finger CCCH domain-containing protein 20-like; translation: MMIGEPNRPNPTVHVPPWSVVDDPTANMCFPFPLPDGNATGAGGGGGAGDFSDYSPYVLGEALSALQRYLPSNDVDFDSDSDVSGRESDIPLDAFSCDQFRMFEFKVRRCARGRSHDWTECPYAHPGEKARRRDPRKYHYSGTACPDFRKGSCKKGDACEYAHGVFECWLHPARYRTQPCKDGTKCRRRVCFFAHTPEQLRVLPASSSPRTPTAVDSYDGSPFRQALEASKGLQYPPSPASVSPPSDSPPMSPMTHPLSGSLGSNSINEMVASLRNLQLHRMKSVPSSWGVQVGSPGFGSPRGPIIRPGSYSLPSTPTRAPARPGLSYLDFWDEGCEEEPAMERVESGRDLRAKMYEKLSKENSLDRVDPRPSGGGPDVGWVSELVK